A region from the Drosophila bipectinata strain 14024-0381.07 chromosome 3R, DbipHiC1v2, whole genome shotgun sequence genome encodes:
- the LOC108129310 gene encoding 60S ribosome subunit biogenesis protein NIP7 homolog produces MKRLTDERAKILFEKLSKYIGTNVKQLIDRPDGTYCFREHKDRVYYVSERILKLSECFGYKQLVCVGTCFGKFSKTNKLKFHITALYYLAPYAQYKVWVKPSFEQQFLYGNHIPKSGLGRITENAGQYQGVVVYSMNDLPLGFGVLARSTTDCKTADPLTTVCFHQSDIGEYIRAEDTLF; encoded by the exons ATGAAGCGCTTAACCGACGAACGTGCCAAAATCCTCTTTGAGAAGCTGTCCAAATA CATTGGAACGAATGTGAAGCAGCTGATTGACCGCCCAGATGGAACCTACTGTTTTAGGGAGCACAAGGATCGAGTTTACTACGTTTCTGAGCGCATCCTAAAGCTAAGCGAGTGCTTCGGCTATAAACAATTGGTTTGTGTTGGGACCTGTTTCGGGAAGTTTTCCAAGACCAACAAGTTGAAGTTCCACATCACCGCACTTTATTATCTGGCCCCCTATGCCCAATATAAGGTGTGGGTGAAGCCCTCATTTGAGCAGCAGTTCCTCTACGGCAACCACATCCCCAAATCTGGACTAGGTCGTATCACAGAGAATGCCGGGCAGTACCAAGGCGTGGTAGTGTACTCCATGAATGATCTGCCGCTAGGATTTGGTGTCTTGGCCCGTTCAACCACAGATTGCAAAACCGCCGATCCTCTGACCACTGTTTGCTTCCATCAGTCGGACATTGGAGAATATATCCGCGCTGAAGATACGCTTTTCTAA
- the LOC138926777 gene encoding uncharacterized protein, with product MRHACQAARPKLTTELLTTQAGVGNSMINTPNLCFSGLFPESGQQAVHTTKFPVVIDTSHVYGVDFRMTIAIDSLISDFNQRGQLLFFYNLKPSICAIFEQVSAAQFVVYYQEQQLDDLLKERNYVQKRLQKRPWFPISNIFAILKTLKYLFKLQITQIVILL from the coding sequence ATGCGGCATGCGTGCCAAGCGGCACGCCCCAAGCTTACCACCGAACTTCTGACCACCCAGGCGGGAGTGGGGAACTCAATGATCAATACTCCTAATCTTTGCTTCAGTGGACTATTTCCGGAATCTGGTCAACAAGCAGTCCATACGACAAAATTTCCGGTGGTAATCGATACCTCCCATGTCTATGGCGTAGACTTCAGGATGACAATAGCCATAGACTCGCTGATTAGCGACTTTAACCAGCGCGGACAGCTTCTGTTCTTTTATAACCTGAAGCCCAGTATTTGCGCCATCTTCGAGCAGGTGTCGGCCGCGCAGTTTGTGGTCTACTaccaggagcagcagctggaTGACTTGCTGAAGGAGCGGAACTATGTGCAGAAACGCCTTCAAAAAAGACCCTGGTTCCCAATTTCCaatatttttgcaattttgaagacattaaaatatttattcaaactTCAAATAACTCAAATTGTCATACTATTATGA